In the genome of Arachis stenosperma cultivar V10309 chromosome 2, arast.V10309.gnm1.PFL2, whole genome shotgun sequence, the window accaaacattaagtttggtgtcctctaaGGAGAGTCACGGTTCAAATGAATATAAGGATTGATGATTAGTATAATGTTAATAAAAGAAACACTCTAGCCACGGTTGGATGAAGCTAATGTATGTTGTCTTGTTTTGATGACTAGGTAGTCAAAGAATCTTCAATGAAAGAGACAAGACAAAGGAAAGCATAGCATGAGGACAAAATCTCATCACATGCATCAAAAAGAGAATCTGCCACTCCCTGAGATGATCACGgcaaagacaattgaagaagcaagCTTTGTCTTCATTCATCCTTACATGCACACCTTTGATTCACATAGTATCTAATTGCATCCTAGCCCTTCATTGTTCATTTAAATAACACACCACCTTCAAGCCATGCATATGACCGAATCCTTGCACTCCAACCTTTTAAACTTCATTCCCTTCATCACTTCTCAACATAATAAGCTCAGCCTTGAACTTTCTCTTGCTCCATACACACATCAAAATCTCCAACATTCTTCACTCCTTCTAACTTCAAGAAGCTCAATCGATCAAGTGATCATGGCCTCTTCCTCAAGAACCaaacgaagaaaaggaaaagagccTGTGGTAGAGGAGAGCACCCCTGAATATGACCGATGGAGATTCAAATCTTCGTACCATCAAATGTAAATTGAATGGATGAACGAGAAAAAGATCTATCCTGAAATTCCACTCTTGTTGCCGGATGATGGATGCCaagaaatgaagaacaaaattcaaaagaggAGGTGGGAGGAACTTGCATCACCAGCCACTCGAATCAATGCCAATATCATAagagagttttatgcaaatgtCTCAAGGCTTGACATGCGTGAGCCCCCAACGTACAAGAGCTATGTGCGGGGAGTGGAAGTAGACTTTAGCTCggatgcaatcaagaaagtCTTGGGACTAAAGTCAGTCCGCTTTAGTGAACCAGGATACCAACAAAGATTGAATGAAGATCAGGATTATGATGAGATTGCTAGAGATATTTGTATGGAGAACTCAGAGTGGGAAGGAGATGACAAGAACAAATATAAGTATCTGAAGAGATATAACCTCACCCCAGAAGCAAAAGGATGGTATGAGTTGATGAAAAGATCAATTCTGGGCACAGTGAACACGTCAGAAGTTAACAGGGAGAGAGCTGTGATGTTGATTGCATCATTGTGGGAGGAGAGATAAGAGTTCATGAAATCCTTGCAAAAGACATCCAAAGGCTTGCTGAGAAGAATTCGGCCGGGTCTTGGTTATACTACCCAAGTACCATTTGGAGGTTGTGTGCAAAGGCTAAAGTGCCAATGGAAGATGAGAATCCAATGTGGTTAAGCCAAGGCATGCCCATAACCATTGAAAGAATGACAATGGCTCCCGAAGCACATCAAGGCCGAAGGCCACATGGAAGAAGGCAAAGAGAAGAACCAATGGAAGAAGATGAGCTACACCTAGAAGAAGAGCCACAAGAGGAGGAGGAACAGCCGCACTTTTTCCCACATGGCAATATGGATATGACTCAAATGCAAGAAGCAATTGGAAGATTGTCACAACAATACACAAGAATTCAAGAAAGGCAAGAAGAGTACCATTCACAATACTTGAAGCATCAACAAGAGCAAAAAGAATGGCAGCTGAAAATGATGAACCAACAAAGTGAGTTTGAGTCAAAATTCCTTGTGATGCAAGAAGAGCATGCCTTTCAATCTCACGAAGCATTTGGGAAGTTGGCACAAATGCAAGCCGAAACTATGAGGGCTCTCAATGATTTTACAACCCTCCAAGATGCAAGATATGAAGTCCAAGCCGATTACAACATTAATAGTCAAATCAAACTGAACTATATTGGAGAACATCTGCACAACATGGATCCGGCATTCCCAATTTTTGATGAGTTcttcaaaaagaaaagtgaGGTAGAAGTAAACAAAGCTATGAGCCTTGAAGATAGAGTAGAGGAGGCGATGAATAAAGCTGGGTTCTGGCGGGGTCAACAGACAACAAACATGGACACAGGGAACACCAGCAACCAAGTatatgaaagaagaaagaaaaagcatgacAAATGAAAGGTGGACTTGCTCCTTATTCATCActacaaagaaaaagcatgcattcTATCTGTTTGAAGTGTCTTTGCATCTTTAAGtagttattttaattaatagtcTTTGCATTATGTTTGTTTATCTTAAAATAAGTGAGCTAGTTTAAGTatgtgcttgtgtgtttacttccacttgactaaaagcatgttttgccccctgcatctttaattcaataaaagaaatgtttgaatgtgAAGTAAGATAGTCTCTGTCAGATAGAAGTATAATAaaagtaagtggtggtatgtgtgtgattgtataatagctcacttttagtgaataaagaGCTAGGATATCTCCTTCCAAGTGTAAAGTGACCTACTGTCTATGaatttcaattaaataaaaatccttggttagaaagaaaaacaaaaagaaagaaagaaaagagatagCCAAAAAGTGGCagaacaaaaagaaacaaagctggacaccaatagcttgaaccttaaaatatatgcctgtggtgtctttgtactaggatctgcttggattagTAAGCTCTTCGGAGTGCATCAACACTTggtgacttggattaactaatccgggatcatcagctgaaagtccactatcaagagcaacctaactacaaggcatttagtaacccaaagaggtgctgggcatcaatgttttaagaaggaatgtgagccaagtgtctatggtgaataatgtgtcaagtataaagaaaagaaaaagaacttgctacacatgacactcaaataaagcttttgaacaaagtaatagccaaggataaaggaataatgagaggtcatagcagtatggtac includes:
- the LOC130962850 gene encoding uncharacterized protein LOC130962850; the protein is MEDENPMWLSQGMPITIERMTMAPEAHQGRRPHGRRQREEPMEEDELHLEEEPQEEEEQPHFFPHGNMDMTQMQEAIGRLSQQYTRIQERQEEYHSQYLKHQQEQKEWQLKMMNQQSEFESKFLVMQEEHAFQSHEAFGKLAQMQAETMRALNDFTTLQDARYEVQADYNINSQIKLNYIGEHLHNMDPAFPIFDEFFKKKSEVEVNKAMSLEDRVEEAMNKAGFWRGQQTTNMDTGNTSNQVYERRKKKHDK